Genomic DNA from Methanocalculus natronophilus:
AGTACCTCAATGAAACAATGGAGCTTGTCCTTGACGGTCTGCATGAGGCGCTTGATGGCGGCCCCCTCGCAGACGAACAGGTGCAGAGAGCCAAGATCCGCCTGATGGATGTAAAACTGCACGAAGATGCGATCCACCGTGGTCCTGCACAGGTAATTCCGGCAGTGAGATCAGCTGTGAAGGCAGCTATCCTCATGGCAAATGACCAGCTTCTTGAACCTGTTCAGAAGATCCAGATTACTGTTCCCCAGGATCAGATGGGGGCTGCCATATCCCAGATTCAGGGTCGGCGGGGACAGCTCGGCTCAACCGATTCCGAAGGCGACCAGATCGTTGTCAATGGTACTGCACCGGTTGCCGAACTCTTCGGATTTGCAGGTGATCTCAGGTCCGCAACAGAAGGCCGTGCCATGTGGAGCACCGAATTCGCCGGGTTCCAGCTTGTCCCCTCAAGCCTTGTCAAAGAAGTTGTGATGGGTATCCGGAAGCGGAAGGGATTAAAAGAGCAGATCCCAACACCAAACGACTACCTCGCATAACCCGATCAACACCCCCCCTGTCTCTTTTTTTCCTCCACCAACTGCAGGAGCGACATTTATTACTTACGTTGACCAAGGAATTGCCATGGCAATCGATTGGTATGACGAGTTTGTTGATCTGAACTATACGCCTGCACAGGATGATATCATCTGTCTCTTCTCCTGTGATCCCGCCCAGGGGATCAGTATGAGGGAGGCGGCCGGCAGGGTTGCATCCGAGAGCTCCACCGGGACGTGGACAACACTCCATTCCCTCCCTCCACGGATGCGGGAACTCCAGGCTACTGCCTTTGAGATCGAAGAGCCCTATATCAGGATAGCCTACCCGATCGGGCTCTGGGAGGAAGGAAATGCCGTCCAGCTTCTAAGCGGCATAGCCGGGAATATATTTGGGATGAAAGCAATCGAGAACCTCCGCCTCATCGATGCAACGCTTCCTGAAGCATATATCAGGCATTTTAAAGGCCCTCATTTTGGAATAGATGGGATCAGGGATCTGACAAAAATTCATGGGCGGCCGCTCACCGGTGCGGTTCCCAAGCCAAAGATCGGGTTCTCTGCTGCCGAACATGCGGATATTGGGTTTGAGACCTGGATGGGAGGCTTCGACTTTGTGAAGGATGACGAAAATCTCACATCCACCGCTTTCAACAGGTTCGAGGAGCGGGTTTTGAAACTGACTGAGAAACGGGAGATCGCCTCCCGCAAGACCGGGGAAGAGAAATCTGCCTTCATCAACATTACCGCCAGCACAGAGACGATGAAACAGCGTGCTGATATGCTTGCTGCAAATGGATGGAATTATGCGATGATTGATGTGGTGGTTGTCGGAACAGCCGCCGTGATGGATCTCCGCGACTACTGTTCAGACCTCGGCCTTGCAATCCATGCGCACAGGGCGATGCATGCGGCATTTGACCGGCACCCACGGCATGGGATGACAATGCAGTTTTTGGCAAAGATGATGCGGCTGATTGGGGTTTCCCAGATCCATACCGGAACAGCAGTTGGGAAACTGGTTGGAACACCTGAAGAAGCCAGAATACTCGCAGACACCCTCAGGGAGAAGAAGACACAGGAAGTCAGCCACGTGGCACTTGAACAGGACTGGGGTGCAATAAAAAGTGCGTTCCCGGTTTCGTCAGGCGGACTGCACCCGGGGCTTGTCCCCGATGTCCTGGACATCTATGGAGAGGAACTTGTTCTTCTTGTATCAGGAGGTATTCACGGCCACCCCGACGGGACACGGGCAGGGGCAGCCGCTTCCATGCAGGCGATCGAGGCATGGCAGGATGGGATCACCCTTGAAGAAAAAGCTGCACATGCACCAGAACTGAAGAAAGCACTTGAGAAATGGGGCACGTACAAGCCGATGTGAGAGAACCATTCAACCTTTTTTCTTTGCCTCCTCTCTATGTCATGTGGGTAGTTTGAAGCAGGTGCGGCGCGGGTATCGGGGGGCGGGGTCAGGCGAAAGAGGCAGGCTGACAGAACTGATACACCCTTGCTCAGGAGAGCAACCTGAAAGGCGATTCCGAAGGAAGCGGGGTGTTATCTGCTTCTGGCAAGCCAAACGGAGCATTCCCGCCCCTCCCGCGCCAGCATCTGCGGCAACCCGGCACGAACCTCCCTTGCGAAGCATTTGCGGACGGGGAGAGGGGCGGTGGGGGCTTCTGACATATGTCGTCATGTACATTGGTCATAAAATAGCCATTTTGAGGCCATTCATGTAGTATGACAGCCTTTGGATAGTACTAGCCTTCAGAAATATGGAGAAGAACCCATTTTTTTCAGACCTCAGACGGCCGCCGTCTCTGCATTCTCATCCAGAGCCCGATGCCCTCCACCAGGAGGGAGAGCCCGATTGCAAGCACAACTGCCCCCAGAATAAGCATCAGCAGTTCTATTGCCGCCTCAGGGAGAAACAGGATGAGAAACGCAAGCATTGCAGAGAGGATACCGACAACAAGACGAAGCCAGAACCCTTCAGGGACGGCTTTTGGCCCGTGAAGTGTCCGTCCAAGGGAGAACCATGCACTTGCCAGTGTCCATGCGGCAAGAACCAGGAGAACAAAGGATTGGAGCTCAAGCACCTCTGCAAAGAGTGCGTTTATTCCAAGAAGCACGATCCCAAACCCAAGTACAAGTCTCCCTGCTGATTGTATCCCAAATGGCCGGAGATGAATTGCATTTTTGAAAAAAGGGATCGAGAGGAGAAAGAAGCCTGCCGGAACAAGGAGAGCAAGGAGACTGCCGAAGGTGATAACCGGCTCAGTTATGATCCATGTGCCAAGCAGCAGCATGACGATGCCGGTCAGTACAATCAGGCGCCATGTTTTCGCCTGTTCGGAGAGTTCTGTTGCAGTATACGATGGGAGTGTCTTTCGCGAGTCGCTGATGAGAGCGGCAAAGGTATCAATGACCATCAGGACGAGCGGGGCATCATCTGCAAGATGCAGGATAGGGTGCTCTCTGGGATCATAGCGGTCAAGATGCACCCGGAATTCAGTTGCCGTCTCATGCAGGTGGTACTGCCCGTGCCGGTAGCTTGCGATTGTACCAGGGCTTGGTATATTCAGCCGTGAGCGTACCCAGTGTTCGGAGAGTGGTGTCTGCACCTCGTTTTTCCGGACAACCACCTCCCAGACCCCGTCATGGAGAGGGGAGAGGAGATCTTCAAGCTGCTGCAATAGAAACTCCCCAAACGAAAAAAAAATCAGGTGATCCGGGGTACAGCCTCTGTTACCTCTGTTATGGTCACGGCAGTTGGATCAACCATCCAAAGCAATAGTGCAAGAACGATGAGAAGGACAAGAACGAGGATCGGCAGGAGGATCGCAACAACAGCCCGCAGTGTCGATATGGCATGATACTCGCGGAACCCCATCACAATCAGGATGAAACCCCATATCCCTGCGAGAAGATTGATAACTGGGATCCAGCCTATTGCAGCATTCGGTGTTTCAGCAAGTGCGCATGCACGCACCGAGGCGGTAAAGTCGCCGCTGCCACCGACAATCTTTGCACAGATATGGAAGATTGCTGCAAGTACCAGAAGAGCGATTGTGCCCATGATAACAAGCCCGATGATGAAGACGATCACCCCCATGATATCATGAATGGGCATAAATGCCATCGGGTGGGATGGACCAAGAAGGTAGGTGACCACTGAAGTCAGGATTGAAAACACGAAGATGACGATCAGGTAATAGACAACTGCATCGGTGAGCGATGCAGACCGGCTCTTTGCAAGCGTCTCACCCGGAGATGTAATCATCCCCCAAAACGTCTCAATAAAGGGTAGTGACATAGGAAATATTAGGGTAGGTTCAAATAAATACTCTTTTGCGGCCTATGGCATCTCAGGCCCCTAAAACCCGCGATGATCATCAATTTTGACGAGATGCTCCTCAAATGATCCCCCTGCATAGACCAGCACGCGCACCGGTTCACCCTTCCGGTACGTCCTGAGTGCCTGATCGTAGGCCTTCCTGACATGCCGGAGGTTCTCTTCATCAAAGAGACGATCAATTGCTTCCCAGAATCCTATCTGCTGCCTGATAAAGTCGAGCTCATAGGAGAAGACCAGGTCAGCAATCCGGCCTGCCTCTTCAGAATCGATCTCACAATGATACTCCCCATGGTCGCCAAGGCCGGCGATCTGCCGCCAGTCCACCACCCCGTCGCCATCTGGTTCCCGGTGGAGCATATAGGGGTAGATACAGCAGATCGAGAAGCGGTTGTCATAGATTCTGCACCGGTTGTCGTCATCCAGAAAGGTGCATCTCCCGTCTCCATGAACCCGCAGGGCATAGCCTGAGACATAGAGGGTGCCATGCTGATCACCATATTCAAAATCCGGTGCGGGAACAAGGGCATCCGGATGATAGCGTCTGAGATACGGGAGATCGCGTTCAAGAAGAAAGACATGCCCGTTATAGGATGCAGTACAGCACCGGCCGCATCCCTCACAGGCAAATCCGACATCCCGGATAATCTCCACCAGTCTGTTGGCAGGATACGTGAGAAGATCTGCTTCTTCACGCCTTCGTGTGAGAATCTGGTTTTGTATGGACCCTTTCCAGCCCGGCCGATATGGAGGAGTCATTCATCTGAGAGGAGAAGAGCCCGGATATACGGGTTGTAGACTGCTCCTCCGCAGGAGACACACTCGATCTCACCGACATCTATGATCTCGGCCGTCACATCGCTTCCTTCCAGAATCATGAACCCCTCTTCCTCCATGATCCTGAAGAAGAGATCAATCTCAAGGTAGGGGCGTGCTTTTGGAGGAACCATAAGGTAGTCGGTGAGATCCTCGTTCATGGTCGAATGACGTGCAATATGCTCATCAAAAAAGAGATAGACCTCGATTGTATATTGTGCATGCAGATCCTGCAGTTCGGGGAGGCCAATTCTCAAGCCGGGGATAATACCGAGAGCTTCACATTTTTCAGATGCGCTGCTCCCGGCAAGCTGCTGGTATTCCTGCCAGGGAGTGGTGGTAGAGGGATGGGTATCTCTCATGCTGAACTGTACCTTCGTAGTAACAGACAATAAAAGCTAGCCCAAACAGCAACCAGCAGATCAGACCCAGCAGATCAGATGATAAATACCACGAGATAGTAGACGAAGAGAATCGCAGCCATGACCACGAGACTCATGCCGGTTTCATGAACCGGGGCTCCATTACCGGGATACTGCGCAATGAGCTTTTCAAGCTGTGGATCAGAACGCCTGCCCATCCCGACAGCTGCCTGAGCCCTGAGCAGATTCCTTCGCAACATGATCACAGCCCCCATAAGCGGATTTTTCACAAGCCAGCAGCTTTTCCTGCCAATCGTTGTGATAATACCAGACATTGCACCTGCAACTGCCGGGAGTGTGAACCGTGAGATCCGGAGTATTCCATGTCCAGCTTTGACATAGAGAGCCATCATATCCGGCGGGCTATATGTAATCGGCCTGATGATGTTCCTGGCAACCCAGAGATTCAGGATGACAGCTGCAAAGATGATGATCATCTCGAGGATATGTGCCATTCCAAAGACATTGTGGAACACCGGATAGGGGAGAATCCCAAAGAGCACCCCTGGATAGACACCATAGACGAGACAGGCAGCACCCAGTGCTGCCATTGGTATCTTCATTGGGAGCGGGGGATCAGATGCCACGATACCCTGCTTCTCCTTTATGAACGCATAGTAGTTCAGTTTGATAAAGGAGAGGAATGTCCCGACTGATCCGATCAGCAGAAGTGTTTCCAGGGTGAAAAAGCCGCTCTCTGCCGCAGCAGCAACGATCAGTTCCTTGCTGACATACCCTGAAAAACCCGGAACTCCGGCAATTGCGGCTGATGCAAGCAGGGATGCCGCAAACGTGAGAGGCATCTGTCTCCTGAGCCCCCCAAGTTCCTTGAGCCGGTATCGTCCTGTCTGGAGAATGATTGCACCTACCACCATGAAGAGGAGGGTCTTGTAGATGATATTGTTGAAGAGGTGAGCCATCCCTCCATTGATCGCAAGGGTTGTCCCGATCCCGATTGCAGTGACCATATACCCGACCTGGCTGATGATATGGTAGGAGAGAAGGGAACGCATATCATCCTGGAGAAGAGCGAAGACGATGCCATAAACGACCATGATCGCTCCCAGGTACATCACCACCTCAGATCCGGGGAGCACCCGTGCCAGAAGGTAGACTGCTGCTTTTGTCGTGAAGATGCAGAGGACAACAGACCCTACAATCGATGCCCGGGGGTAAGAATCGGGGATCCAGACATGGAACGGGATAATGCCCGCGTTGAGGCCGATTCCAATCAGAAAGAGGAGTGAAACCAGTCCCGGCCCGGCAGCGGTGATAGCAAGCGATCCGGTTTCAGCAAACTGCATGGCTATTGCGCCAAGCAGGACGGCACCACCAAGGATATGCAGCATGGCATACCGGTATCCTGCACCTTCCGCATATGCACCTCCATACCAGATCAGGATAAGCGACGAGAGTGCCAGCAGCTCCCAGAAGAGGAAGAGGGAGATGAAATCACCTGCAAAGACAATCCCGACACCTGATCCGATCTGGAGCAGGGTGGCTGCCTGGTGCCAGAGCCTGTCCTCCCCGTGTGCATAGATAACAAGCAGTACACCAACACCTGCAAAGGCATAGCCTACAAGGATAGAAAGCCCCTCGACTGCAAGGAGTGTAAGACTGATACCGGGGAGGAGCTGGAGATGCCACCCCGAGTGCCCCGGTTCAAGGAGTGTAATGCCGGCAAGGCCGATAATTGCAACCAGGAGCAGAAATTCATGCCTGAGCCTTTTTGGGATGACAGGCAGCAGGAGAGCGCCGAGGAGATAGACGAGAAAGGGAGGGAACAACATCATGGAAGAGCCTCCCGCGAGAAGAGCGTCCGCTCACCATCTGCATCTGATCTCTTCTGTATCTCCTGTCTATTCATATCTATCAGTCCAAACAAGATCCTATCATGACTTTTTTTTACATTCCTGGCTCTCCGGGGAGGCAGGTATTGTTGGTAATTTTGCCGGATATCAGACACGTGCCGGATGGACACCCGTCCCGGCAGGTTATCTATCGCGAAGAGAGAATAGTGAGGAATCACGTTGATTCAGTAGCATATCGTTGTATCTGCTCCTGTCGGTTGAGAGGAGAATCATACATATACTACAACCCTGGAGATAATAAGTTTTACCGGCAATTTTCTCTTCAATTCCAAAGTTCGCATACCATACCCGGCTTTTGTGGGAGTTGATCTGGAAAGTGACGCTGGATCCGGCTGCAGTTTTGCTTCATCTGCAGGCAGACAAGCCGCCTAGAAGATGAAGACCGTGAGAAAGTAGGCAAATATAATCAGGGATATGAGAACCGGCCCATACCTGGCATCGATTGCCTGCGGATCAGTTCCGGGATACTGCGACTTCAGAAGACTAATCCGCTCCTGCTGATGACGCCTTGCTGCCTCAATAGAACAGATTCTGAGGTATGCTGAGCGGGCAAAAATCTCAACAGCCAGCACCGGGTTTTGCATAAACCAGATAACCCCTTTCACAGCAGAGGTGATCCACCCGGTGAGTGCAACTGCAAGGGCAGGGAGTGTCTCCCTGGAGAACGCAAGAGCGGCAGCACCAAGCACCCG
This window encodes:
- a CDS encoding YIP1 family protein; protein product: MSLPFIETFWGMITSPGETLAKSRSASLTDAVVYYLIVIFVFSILTSVVTYLLGPSHPMAFMPIHDIMGVIVFIIGLVIMGTIALLVLAAIFHICAKIVGGSGDFTASVRACALAETPNAAIGWIPVINLLAGIWGFILIVMGFREYHAISTLRAVVAILLPILVLVLLIVLALLLWMVDPTAVTITEVTEAVPRIT
- a CDS encoding YkgJ family cysteine cluster protein → MTPPYRPGWKGSIQNQILTRRREEADLLTYPANRLVEIIRDVGFACEGCGRCCTASYNGHVFLLERDLPYLRRYHPDALVPAPDFEYGDQHGTLYVSGYALRVHGDGRCTFLDDDNRCRIYDNRFSICCIYPYMLHREPDGDGVVDWRQIAGLGDHGEYHCEIDSEEAGRIADLVFSYELDFIRQQIGFWEAIDRLFDEENLRHVRKAYDQALRTYRKGEPVRVLVYAGGSFEEHLVKIDDHRGF
- the rbcL gene encoding type III ribulose-bisphosphate carboxylase, whose protein sequence is MAIDWYDEFVDLNYTPAQDDIICLFSCDPAQGISMREAAGRVASESSTGTWTTLHSLPPRMRELQATAFEIEEPYIRIAYPIGLWEEGNAVQLLSGIAGNIFGMKAIENLRLIDATLPEAYIRHFKGPHFGIDGIRDLTKIHGRPLTGAVPKPKIGFSAAEHADIGFETWMGGFDFVKDDENLTSTAFNRFEERVLKLTEKREIASRKTGEEKSAFINITASTETMKQRADMLAANGWNYAMIDVVVVGTAAVMDLRDYCSDLGLAIHAHRAMHAAFDRHPRHGMTMQFLAKMMRLIGVSQIHTGTAVGKLVGTPEEARILADTLREKKTQEVSHVALEQDWGAIKSAFPVSSGGLHPGLVPDVLDIYGEELVLLVSGGIHGHPDGTRAGAAASMQAIEAWQDGITLEEKAAHAPELKKALEKWGTYKPM
- a CDS encoding proton-conducting transporter membrane subunit is translated as MMLFPPFLVYLLGALLLPVIPKRLRHEFLLLVAIIGLAGITLLEPGHSGWHLQLLPGISLTLLAVEGLSILVGYAFAGVGVLLVIYAHGEDRLWHQAATLLQIGSGVGIVFAGDFISLFLFWELLALSSLILIWYGGAYAEGAGYRYAMLHILGGAVLLGAIAMQFAETGSLAITAAGPGLVSLLFLIGIGLNAGIIPFHVWIPDSYPRASIVGSVVLCIFTTKAAVYLLARVLPGSEVVMYLGAIMVVYGIVFALLQDDMRSLLSYHIISQVGYMVTAIGIGTTLAINGGMAHLFNNIIYKTLLFMVVGAIILQTGRYRLKELGGLRRQMPLTFAASLLASAAIAGVPGFSGYVSKELIVAAAAESGFFTLETLLLIGSVGTFLSFIKLNYYAFIKEKQGIVASDPPLPMKIPMAALGAACLVYGVYPGVLFGILPYPVFHNVFGMAHILEMIIIFAAVILNLWVARNIIRPITYSPPDMMALYVKAGHGILRISRFTLPAVAGAMSGIITTIGRKSCWLVKNPLMGAVIMLRRNLLRAQAAVGMGRRSDPQLEKLIAQYPGNGAPVHETGMSLVVMAAILFVYYLVVFII
- a CDS encoding HdeD family acid-resistance protein, with protein sequence MQQLEDLLSPLHDGVWEVVVRKNEVQTPLSEHWVRSRLNIPSPGTIASYRHGQYHLHETATEFRVHLDRYDPREHPILHLADDAPLVLMVIDTFAALISDSRKTLPSYTATELSEQAKTWRLIVLTGIVMLLLGTWIITEPVITFGSLLALLVPAGFFLLSIPFFKNAIHLRPFGIQSAGRLVLGFGIVLLGINALFAEVLELQSFVLLVLAAWTLASAWFSLGRTLHGPKAVPEGFWLRLVVGILSAMLAFLILFLPEAAIELLMLILGAVVLAIGLSLLVEGIGLWMRMQRRRPSEV